CATCTAGGAGCTtctcaacatttttattctgCTAATTGTGGCCTATTTTTACAAGACTATTGTGGACTTCTTTTTTGTCACCTCAGTGTAATATTAAGATACTCACTCTAATTGTTTTGATGAACATACATACTAGTAAGTCTAAAATCTACATTCCTGGCACAGTTCTCTCTCAGGAGTTCCAGGCCCATATTACTGAACAGTACAAGAACACCACAAATTAAACAAGGCAAAGTTTGTGTTTGTTATTGGTCCCCACTTTCCCATTCCAGCCTGTCTTACCAAGTACACCCCCATACCTGGTCAATTCAAGTAAGGAACTTAAGGATCCTGGTGGgtgcctccttcccctcctaAGTTTAGTTAGTCATCATGTGATTTACAATGAATTTCTCCCTTTGTCTTGATAACCATCCTTATCACTTTGCTTCTGATTTGCTGCAGCAATTGTTTCTCTACCTAAAGTCTTGCTTATCTCTGATGGTgtttaaaatcacaaaatcaggggcgcctgggtggcgcagtcggtgaaacgtccgacttaagccaggtcacgatctcgcggtccgtgggttcgagccccacatcgggctctgggctgatggctcggagcctggagcctgtttccgattctgtgtctccctctctctctgcccttcccccgttcatgctctgtctctctctgtcccaaaaataaaaaaaaataaaaaaacgttgaaaaaaaatcacaaaatcaggTATTTTGCTCCCCATTGAAGTCCTTTAAATCCCTGAGGGTTGTAATCCTAAATCCTTATAGTACACGCCAAGCCCTTTGTTCtggctcctgccttcctcttcagAGCACACTTTTTACCACTGTCACCTGTTTTATATCCTCCACAAGGAGTTGTGTATAGTTTTCTGGAGCATGTCatattttctctgcattttcattttttcccccccttccatTTGCTCCCAGAAATCTTCCCCAAGGTTTGGGTTGAATGCCTGTACTCTGTGCTCCCATGACTGGTTGTGCGTGCATCTGTTGTCATACTTACGGTTATCACTGTTGATACTGTCTTTCTTCCTAGTAGGCTCTAACTTGTTAAGCAgaagaatttctattttcttctttgtatccccagcacctttTAAAGTGGGTTAccaatttaaatgcaaatttaattaAAGTACAATGAAGTAAAGTGAAATGAAACGTTATTTGTGACAAGGACACATTCATTGCCTATGCAAGGTTAGGGGaagaacaggtttttttttgtttgtttaaaagctGAGACAAGATTTCTGCCTTGTGTAGCTAAGCCTTCTCTCCTTCTGACATTAACCCAAAGGACATGACTATAAGGACTAGACTGAACCTTTTCCTAGTTACTAAATCTTTAAGCATTAGGCATTCTAGTTCCAAAATCTTGAAATCTACTCTTTGTATGTTCTTATCACTGAATTCTCTTTGTTCCCTAGGAGATTTGAATGAAAATTCTATGGAGAATCTTCAAGAAAAAAGACTTAGGGATCTATTACGTAGGGGCTTTTCTGCTGGCTAATTTTAGAAGATATGGCCAGCACAATAACAGAGTCAGGATTGTATTGTGAATCTTCCAGGAGAAGGGTACAGGAATCCTGAACTAGATTTTTCCCTTTGTCAGAAGTAGGGAAAAGCATCTTCTGTATTTCTAGAAACAAGAGCAGTATGGTGACTCTTCAAAGTGATGATTATAAAAACATGGCAAGTGAAGAATATTTGTCTTTGAAAGTCCCAAGCCAAGTGGCCACAAAGGGCTCCTCAGTAACTTTCTGCAAAAATGAGCCCCAGGATCCTCAGAAAAGTAAAAGTCTGTTTATAACTGAAGAAGGCACTGAGAGAAAAGTCTTGGGAGGAGAAAGTCCTCCCATGGACCATTGTTCAGAGAACCTTCAAATTAAACTTTTGTCTGATGTAACAGAACTGGTCTCGCCATTGGTCAGTGGTGAGGCGACTTGCCAGAATGGCCAGTTGAGAGAATCTTTGGATCACTTTGACTGTAACTGCAAAGACATTTGTGGTTGGAAATCACAAGCGGTCGGTCGTAGTCATCGGAGAGCTCATACAGAGGAGAAACCCTGTAACCATTACCACTGCAGGAAAAGACATAACAACAGCTCAGGCAGTAATCTGTGTGAGAAAATCCACACTGCAGAGAAGCTACACAGATGTAGTCAGTGTGGTAAGGACTTCAGCGAGCGCTCAGAACTACTACTTCATCAAAGACGCCACGCAGAAGAAAAGCCCTACAAATGTGAGCAGTGTGGGAAGGGCTTCACGAGGAGCTCCAGTCTCCTCATCCATCGAGCAGTCCACACGGATGAGAAACCCTATAAGTGTGACAAGTGCGGAAAAGGCTTCACAAGGAGTTCAAGTCTGCTCATTCATCACGCAGTCCATACAGGCGAGAAGCCTTATAAATGTGACAAGTGCGGGAAGGGCTTTAGTCAGAGCTCCAAACTGCACATTCATCAACGAGTGCACACTGGCGAGAAGCCCTATGAGTGTGGGGAGTGCGGTATGAGCTTCAGTCAGCGCTCCAACCTGCACATCCACCAGCGAGTCCACACTGGGGAGAGGCCCTACAAATGTGGAGAATGTGGGAAGGGCTTCAGTCAGAGTTCGAACCTTCACATTCACCGGTGCATACACACAGGTGAGAAGCCCTTCCAGTGCTACGAATGTGGGAAGGGCTTTAGCCAGAGCTCTGATCTCCGCATCCATCTCAGAgtccacactggagagaagccctATCACTGTGGCAAGTGTGGAAAGGGATTTAGCCAGAGCTCAAAACTCCTCATCCACCAGAGAGTGCATACTGGAGAGAAGCCCTATGAGTGCAGCAAGTGTGGGAAGGGCTTCAGCCAGAGCTCCAACCTCCACATCCACCAGCGGGTTCATAGGAAAGATCCTATTAAATAAGGTCTACTGGAaagacttaaacatttttaatatcacTCTTCCCTTTATATTCTCAGGAGAGAGATCATAGGTTATTCAGATATGTTCCCTCActgaaatttattcattcatttaaagtatttaagtACCAAGCACTTTGTCATGCTATTCAGAGAACCGATTGTTCTGGTTCCTCGGATGGGTAGAGTGAAATATCTGTACTTTGCAGTTCAGCCAGTGTTATTAGAACTGTATATCCTACCCCGCATTTTTAAGTGCAAAAAACTTTATATTTGTGCAAGCAGAACATGTTTCCCTTTGTTCACATTCTGAGAAATTGaaactctggtttctcttcaaatCATGTGCCTTgtgtttttcctatttccttccagCCTTGATGAGCTCTCTCTGAACTGTGATTGCACGTGTTAGTTTTAGGTCAAGGGAGTGAGTGGTGGGAGATACTATGGGCATGAAATCTCTtgtgtttatgaaaaaaatataccaaCAGTGTGTGGCCACGTGGCAGGTGGTAGAGAGGAGCTACTTGTGTGGTACACTCCATACACTGTTTTACAGAATATTGAACCCATCCCCCTAAGGCAGCTGCCTAGGAACAGAAGTAGTTCTTTTTCCTGGGTGCGGCTGGTCTATTGGGGTTCTTCCAGATCTCACCACTTCAGATGACCCCCCGCCACCAAACTAAAGCCAAATCGGGTACATATACCATGTTGAAACATAGCAGAAGTGAAATATATCTAAATGTATTTAATTCCTCACTACctcatttccttaattttcttcaGCACTCATGtctgtgctaagcaaaataaaggaGTCCAGAGAGAaaatttctagtatttttctctttgggCTTATCTCTTGTTTTAATATTTGCTGTACCCCCCAAAAGCCATTTGTTTTCACAGAATCCCCAGCCTGTTTAGGTCTCACTATAGATCTAGAAGtctgatttataaaattattcttatatttgGCTGAAAGTACTTCACATAAAAATAgctatatggggcacctgggtggctcagttggctaagcctctgactccactcaggtcatgatctcacattttgggagtttgaaccccatgagaggctgtgtgctgactgctccgagcctggagcctgttttcagattctgtgtctccctctctctctctgcccctccctgctcacactctgtctctctcaaaaataaataaatgtgaaaaaaaatagctatataaaaacattttaacctATTTGGAGCGTATGTTTGGGATGACCAGGCTTAAAATATGCAATGTATCACATATAATTCACTTGCAGTGTGAAGCTAGGACACTTCAAAGAGACATTTGTCCCCTAGAAGTTGATACAAGAAGCGGAAGCAACAGTTGAAAGAAAAGTGATTATGTACATAACTAAAGTGAAATTTACAATGAGCAGCCCTCATTTTCTCACTAATGGTTAATGATTCCTCAAGCAGTTCTCAGGTGGTTACCTAGTGTTTCATACCCCAGTTTTTCACCAATAACTAGtatccatatatgaaaaatatggatGCTTACTTATTAGCTTGAGAACATGGGGTTATAACTAATATATCCTGACCAAGGTAAGCTGAAGTAGTTAACTGGACATAGATAACAGGAAAAGTATACATTAATTTTGGGGAAACAGCTCATCTCTATTAAGGAATAAAGAAGAGAGATTAGGACATTTGCCTTTAAGAGATAGTTCCAGAATATTTGACTCCACCCTTGAGTAAGCGTTCCATATGCAATGATTAGGGTGATGATTAAGCATCTGCCCTTTAGCCATTCCATAATGTCTCACTTGTTTGGGTACTCTAAGGCAACATCACAAATGATATGATTCTGTTTCACCAATCTCtagaataatgaatgaatgtctcTCATTCCTTCTACCCTCATAGATCATACCTGAGTATCTATTCAGGATTTCACTCTTTGTCACATATGTCTTCTAACTCCCTGATATATGGAATCTAACTGGGGTTTGGAGCCAAATATGATCACAAGAACCTGTGTGTTTTGAGGATAGAGGGAGGTCGGAAGTCCAAATCTCAAATGGTTATAAAATAGCttgtttttccaaatttccttttataCATAACTTATGATATCAATTTTCTTAACTATGTTtagtttttactattttcttttaagcaTCATCTTCCTTAATACAATTGAAATATGATCAGAGTCCTTGGGAAGCATTTCACGGATTATGGGAAAGAAGTTTGTGGAAAAGAGGGATTTACACGTGAAAATACAGGGGGAACAACAGGGGATATGTCACATTTCATCAGATCTTAAGAAACCATTGATTGTGAAAAAAGCACTTTGCTAAGATACATCccaatttcatgaaaaaaatatatgtgtgcttTAGGATTGTTGAAGAAGAGTTTTTTTCAGAGTTCAAGGGTTGCCCTAGGCTTGATACTTGATTTGAACAAAGACCTTTGGCTAATCTCAGTAATCATCAGTTATATTCAATTGATAATTCTGTCACTATATAGGTTACAGATGTTGAGTACTTGGAACACTTTTacaattcttaaaattcttacCTATTCATTGGGTGCTGTTCCTTCTGTATGGGTTGTTTAATATCTTAAAGTCAAAATACTAGTGAATATGTGATCACTACTTGTCACATTTCCAAATTATaatctgtttaacttttttaagattgtatttttaagtaatctctacaacaaacatgaggctcaaattcccaaccccgagatcaagagttgcatgttctaccaactgagccagccgggcacccctaatattttaatttttccttcccaccccccaccctgacaGCCAGAGTTAGGGGATAGAACGAAATATGGAAATTCCCATGGCTTTCCCATTGTACTTTCATTGATGAGAAAGCATCATGACTGGTCATGGAGTACAAGACTATACCCTACGTAATGAAAGCCAACAAAAGTTCAAAGCAACATGCCCAAAGAAGTTGCAAGAGTAAAACTGGCACCAGATTGGTACCTGGAGGCAGGTAATAACAGCAAGTAGGTTCAAGAGTTAGATCTGGGAAAAGCTAATACATAGGAACATGTGGCAAGGGCCACAGAAATGTCAGTGTATGGTCAACCCAAGCAAAATGACTAGCAGAGAAAAGGCTAGAAAATGCACTTTTTGTTAAACATCTCTCTGGACAGcattaaaatgctaaaaagaaattttttacatttataaaaccaCAGCAATAAAGAGAACAGGAGGAAGACCATaacaaacaaatctcaacaaaaaattgaaagatgGAAGGGGGGTGGCTATTGTATCAGAGCAGAAACAGGCACCATTTAAACTGCTTGCGTATGAAGATAAGGACAAAAAGTAACCAGTTTGGCTCCAGTCTCAGAAATGCTTAATACTGTGGAAGACAGGAGTGAGACATGAAGGGAAAGCAGTGAAATTAATGGCCAGGTGTATATGGAACATTCACTTAACCCCATACACCCATGCCCTCCTCTCCAACCCTTGTGCCCTTGCCAACCAGAGATTTACCCTTCAGCAAGAGGTGGGGGTTCTTTGCAGAAATTGGCCCGGAGGGAGAGACCTGTATTCTGGCATTTGAGAATCCAACAGTAAAACAGTTATCTTCTATCTCCAATACTTATAGCTTCAAAATGCACgaaataaaaactgataaaattggggcacgtgggtggctcagtcggttaagtgtctgactttggctcagatcatgatctcaggactcATGagtcaagccccgcattgggctctatgctgacagctcagagcttggagcctgttttggattctgtaacTCCCTTtctgctgcccgccccccccccccccacacacacactcgtgctctgtctcactctttctctcaaaaataaaataggggcgcctgggtggcgcagtcggttaagcgtccgacttcagccaggtcacgatctcgcggtccgtgagttcgagccccgcgtcgggctctgggctgatggctcggagcctggagcctgtttccgattctgtgtctccctctctctctgcccctcccctgttcatgctctgtctctctctgtcctaaaaataaataaacgttgaaaaaaaaatttaaaaaaaaaataaaataaaataaaataaaataaaaacattgaaaaaaaatttttgaatgataAAATTGAAGGGTGCGTGGCTGACTCAGCCAGTGGAGCATGCGACACTTgacctcagagttgtgagtttgaaccctgtgttgggctcagaacctacttaaaaaaaaaaaatctgataaaattgAAGTAAATGTAGACAAGTATGGTTATTTCAAGTATTTCAACACTTAAGTGATACCACAAATAGAAAATCAGTTAAGGGTGCTTAACCGAGTTACCCAGGTGAAGGGCAATCCAGTTTTAAACAAAGACACGCTGAAACTCTGCAAAATGTTCTTATGTTAGCTACTTGACTATTAAGATTCCCTTAAAGTTttaaactgtcaaaaaaaaaatcagttaagggTAAAAAAGACCATCAACTAATTTGATTAAATGACATACATAGAACACCACCCAACAACAGCATAATGTACATTCTTTTCAGGTGCAAATATTGTGAGCTATAAAACGAGtttcaaatgatttaaaagaatggaaactaTACAAGGTACGTAtaaccagaaaataattaaattaaaaatcactaaCATATCTGAAGAACCccagatatttggaaattaaatcaCCCTCCTAAATGAGCCATGAAGaggaggtaaaaagaaaatttgaaaatattttgaactgaaagtATATACTGAACTATTTGGACCTACTAAAGCAGTGTGGAATTTtaaactttatgccaataaattcaacaacttaggtGAAATGTAAAAACTCCTTGACAagcaaaaactaccaaaactcactcaagaagaaaagaaatgtgagtAGTCCTGAAAGTTGAATTTGTAGCTGACAACCTTCCCCCACAAAAAAAAGTGCAGACCCAGATGGCACAAAtgaattctacaaatatttaagGGAGACAGAGCAACAATTCTATACAAATTCTCTTCTAGGAAGAAACACTTAACAACCCATTTGTGAGCCAACATTACCCACGTACCAAAGCCAGGAAAAGAcctcacaagaaaagaaaatcatacatCAACATCtctcatgaatacagatgcaaaaattcttttaaaaaatagcaaattgAAACTACTATCTATAAAAGATGGTAATACCTCATAGAGTTTATCCTAGGAATGCAAGTTTGCTGTATCATTCAGAATCAATGTATTTCATCATACTGacatactaaaaaagaaaaaccctatcttatttaaatgcagaaaaagtatttgaaaaacatcaacattcatgattaaaaactctcaattGGTAAGGAATTAAAGGGATCATCCCCAATCTAACAAAGAGTGTCTATGGAAGAACCAGCACCTgacatatttaatggtgaaataaAAAGCAGTTTCCTTCTAAAACTAGGAAGAAGGCAAAGATATCTACTCCCCTCTTCTAGTCAACATTGTCCCAGATGTAGCTGGTGCAACAAGGCagtaaagaggaaaaggagggggaCCCACCATAAGTCTGAGCATGCACCGTATGCCAGGCTGCATTGGTTTGGGGACAATTGAGCTGGGCCTAAGTATTGGGACAGAGCACACCATTAAGGGCAGATAGAAAAGACACagatgggggggcacctgggtggctcagttaaacgtctgactgcggctcaggtcacgatctcacagttcgtaaattcaagcccacgtcaggctctgtgctgacagctcagagcctggagcctgcttcggattctgtctccctctctctctgcccatcccccactcatgctctgtgtctctcaaaaataaacattaaaaaaaaaagtcacaaagacCCAGGCACATGAAGGGAGAATACCATATGACAGCAGAGACATTGGTGTACAGTTGCAAGCTAAAAAACACCGAGGACAGAGAGCCATTACCAGAAGCTAAGAGAAATGAGCAATGTAAACATAAACACTCTAAACATAAACACAAAACCCATAAAGTgctataaagagagaaagaaaaaaattggatatGGTTTCAAGGAAGCCATGAGATGAGATAGTAACAAAAGAATAGTCAATAGTATTGAATCTTGCCCAAAACTGAGAGGCAAGAGAATATATTAGATTACAGAGTAAGGGGTATTGATTAGGAGGAGGAAGCATGGTCATGCAATGTGTGAAAAAGCCATACAGATGCCTTCGATagtcctttcccttcttctccccacccctccaacgTTAATCTAGGCAAATCCTAAGCAAAACCCATTGTTAGTGTTCCTTTTTTCTATTCCCTATGAGTTATATAGCTATCACTATCAGGGTTCCAGTTCAAGATGGCAACAAAGAgggatcctgaactcacctcttTTCATGGACATACCAAATCTATAGCTACATACAGAACAATTTCCTCTGAAAAACACCAAACAGGTAAATCACTTTATCTCTATTTTGTTAAGGtgtttttctgaggttttattttgtgctttcatttggaacatattcctctgtttttccattttccttcactttgcaaTGGTTTAATGCATTGTATAAAACAACCACCTCTCCCAGTCTTAAAGGAGTGTCCTTATATAGGAGATATACCTTATTGTTCAACCcaaacctttgtgattgtctaaGCATCTACCTTATTTTTAGTGGCTCCCAGTAGTTCAGGATGTGACAAGATCTGTCAGTGTCCCAAAGAGGAGAATCCCAGTCAGCATCTAAATTCAGACTGATTGAAACccagaccctcaggcagcagcttttaaagtatgcaaatatatctCTTCCAGAGAAAGACTGGGAAATCACTGTTTCCGTCTGCTCACTTTGCACTGGGCACTGGGGTGATAGCCAGTTAagaactgtttctttctttgctatCATCCCATAGAACCCATGAACACCAGCCCCACTGGCCACCACAGCCAGGCTATGAAGGATGTGTCCCCTGGGCAGCAAACACAAAATTGCAGGCACCAGACTTGTACACAGACTCCTCAGAGACACTGATGACCTGGGGCGGGGCAAAGAGATTGCATAAAGATGGTGCCCACTGACATCCCAAGTCTCTAGAAAGGATTGCAGTCCTTAGTACATCAGACTATATAGAGTTACATCTATTATGATGGTGACACAGCAGTGCAATGTCTTTTCAATCAAATAAAACCATGTCACTATGATAAccatatggttaaaaaaaaagaatcacactaTTGAGTTGATGAATTGCAAGTCTAGATGTGaaagtttttttaaggttttagtagaaaacagatgaataacTTCATGAGCTAGGAACAGGCAAAAAAATAGGACACAGCACTAACCACCAAGGAAGAGAATTGGAACACATTAAACTTAAGATTTTCtgtgcaaaaaaacccaaaaaacaaaaaactattaacTAAGTAAAAAGGCAAGCCATGGTGGATGAAGATACTGCAATTCTTATATAGGACATGACCAAGACTTTaattcaagaatatataaataaaacctacAAATTAATAAGACAAAAGCTGGCAAcacaatagaaaaatgaacaaaagacttAAGCACTTCACAAAAAGACAGCTTATCCAAATAGCCAGTGAacacatggaaaaaatattctactttattagccatcaaggaaatgtaataaaaacCATAAGGCAGgtttgcctggctggctcagttggtgaagcatgcgactcctgatattagggtcatgagatcaagccccatgttgggtgcagagcttactttaaaaaaacaaaacccacaaggcAGAACTACACATCCAccataatggctaaaatgaagagGCAGGCAATACCTGCAttagtgaggatgtgaagaaactgcAACTCTCATACACCTGCTGTGAAAAACTAAATGGAAGCAACCAGTTTGGAAAATGATGGCAGAATCGACTAAAGCTGACTATATGCATATCAAATGACTTAGGATTTTACTTTTGGTGTATGTTGAACAGAAATGCGTTCATATATTCATCTAAAGTCACACACTGAAATGTCAATAGCACTATTTGTCAGAGCCAAGAACTGAAAATTCTCCAGTGCTTGTAACAGAACAGGTAAAGTGTGGTATACTGACACAGGGGAATATTACACTACATTACTAATCACcagacccagggcacctgggtggctcagtcggttgagtgtccaacttcggctccggtcatgatctcaccattcatgagtttgagccctgtatctctcaatctctctctccctctctctctctctctctctgtctctgtctctgtctctctctctctcaaaaataaacaaacaaaaaaaagattcaaaaacaataataatgagcACACCACAATTACATGCAACTATAGGGATGAATCAAACAAAATGTTGATTGGAAGAAGTCAGACATGAAAGATGTATAttgagtgattttatttatacCAAATGAGTAGAATTAGTTCaagattgaaagtaaaaaatCATCTGTTGCTTATAATATCTATTATCTGCTAATAGGCATAAAGCCAGCTGCAAagttaatagaaaatatttctccCAAGGTCATGCTGCAGATGTAAAATGTCCTAATGACCCCCTTCTTCAAGTTACTGCTGTCTTTTTACTAATGATGCCCCAGTCCTAACTTGCTGTTCCCATCTGCTGAGCAAACATTACTGAGATACCTAATTGCTAAGCTGTCTTATGACAGCTACCATTTTAGAGCTGATCCCAACTTCCCCTAACTCCTCAAGAGTTATTCAACCTAAGCCCAGTGTTTCCCTGCTCCCTCTTCTCACCAGATGCACTCAAGTTGCTGAAATGCCCTCTCTTATTGCAGCAAGCCAATAAGCCTACGCCTGAACTAAACTACCTTGCTGTTCCCATCTGCTGAACAGACATCACTGAGATACCTAATTGCTAAGCTGCCTTATGACAGCTACCAATTTAGAGCTGATCCCAACTTCCCCTAACTCCTCAGAATTATTCGACCTAAGCCCAGcctttccctgctccctcttCTTACCAGATGCACTCAAGTTGCTGAGATGCCCTCTTATTGTAGCAAGCCAATAAGCCTACACCTGAACTTAGTTGTTGTTCTTGGTGGTATTTAGCTGGTTGGGcattaaaaatacatcaaaagcaggaaaaaataatgcATGAGGTTAGAAGTGAGAATAATAGCTAATACTGGAGGGGTAGGGACTACGAGGGGGCACAAGAGTGACATCTGTAGTATTGGTAATACTGAATTTCTTGAACCAACTGGTGGTTATGCAAGTGTGTTCACTTTATGAAGATGAGTTGAGCTGTATACTTATAATTTGGGCACTTTTCTctatgttatacttcaataaaaagtttattttttaaaagagcagtcTCCCCATTTCTGTGTCCATCAAGTCTGTTCATAGGCTGTCCACTCACAGTCTGCCCTTTACTTCCTTACACCTACTTTTCATCTAATTATTGTCAGCAGGGTGACTAAAGGCTTCATTTCCTATGATCTAGAGAGTCTAGTCTTTGCTGTATATGCCCCTCTTGGGACTTTTGGTACTATATTGTCTGGAAACAAATGGTTGG
This genomic stretch from Prionailurus bengalensis isolate Pbe53 chromosome D2, Fcat_Pben_1.1_paternal_pri, whole genome shotgun sequence harbors:
- the ZNF239 gene encoding zinc finger protein 239, with protein sequence MVTLQSDDYKNMASEEYLSLKVPSQVATKGSSVTFCKNEPQDPQKSKSLFITEEGTERKVLGGESPPMDHCSENLQIKLLSDVTELVSPLVSGEATCQNGQLRESLDHFDCNCKDICGWKSQAVGRSHRRAHTEEKPCNHYHCRKRHNNSSGSNLCEKIHTAEKLHRCSQCGKDFSERSELLLHQRRHAEEKPYKCEQCGKGFTRSSSLLIHRAVHTDEKPYKCDKCGKGFTRSSSLLIHHAVHTGEKPYKCDKCGKGFSQSSKLHIHQRVHTGEKPYECGECGMSFSQRSNLHIHQRVHTGERPYKCGECGKGFSQSSNLHIHRCIHTGEKPFQCYECGKGFSQSSDLRIHLRVHTGEKPYHCGKCGKGFSQSSKLLIHQRVHTGEKPYECSKCGKGFSQSSNLHIHQRVHRKDPIK